The Anopheles coluzzii chromosome 2, AcolN3, whole genome shotgun sequence genome window below encodes:
- the LOC120951071 gene encoding ryncolin-1-like, protein MFKTCLGIVLLISCDGLLAQNVSNSFNWGVEHCGYALGLVMNKLNLLDHHIIEKEVQMESKLNDLSSKIDSLMQQKCNTTTLPVFNKTKDDVYSSCRKTPATGVYTIQPEKPFKEPITVLCDQEYESGGWIVIQHRFDGSTNFYRNWKEYKNGFGNLDGEFWLGLDRIYQLTVSQPYELVVLLEDFDGNKTFARYDQFEIADENQMYMLSKIEGFSGPAGDSLGNVKGMKFSTLDSDNDTWKDSCAVTYTGAWWYSACHASNLNGQYLRGETTEYATGMVWKTFRGYYHSLKMAKMMIRPKWLRA, encoded by the exons ATGTTTAAAACGTGTTTAGGgattgttttgctgatttcTTGTGACGGATTGCTTGCACAAAATGTAAGCAATTCGTTTAATTGGGGAGTAGAGCATTGTGGCTATGCATTAGGCTTGGTGATGAATAAGCTGAATTTATTAGACCACCACATCATCGAGAAAGAGGTTCAAATGGAGAGTAAGCTAAACGATTTGAGCTCTAAGATTGATAGTTTAATGCAGCAAAAGTGCAATACAACAACCCTTCCGGTGTTCAACAAGACCAAAGACGATGTTTACAGCTCCTGTAGGAAGACACCCGCTACTGGAGTGTACACGATACAGCCTGAAAAGCCATTTAAAGAGCCAATTACTGTGCTGTGCGATCAAGAGTACGAATCAGGCGGCTGGATTGTGATACAGCATCGGTTTGACGGATCGACAAACTTCTATCGGAACTGGAAGGAGTACAAGAATGGGTTCGGAAATCTGGACGGAGAGTTTTGGCTGGGTTTGGATCGTATTTATCAGTTGACTGTGTCGCAGCCATATGAGTTGGTTGTACTGCTGGAGGAtttcgatggcaacaaaacgtTCGCCAGATACGATCAGTTTGAGATAGCTGACGAGAACCAGATGTACATGCTTAGTAAAATAGAAGGCTTCTCAGGACCTGCGGGTGATTCCTTAGGGAATGTGAAAGGGATGAAGTTTTCCACTCTAGATTCCGACAATGATACATGGAAGGATAGCTGTGCAGTGACCTACACAGGAGCCTGGTGGTATAGCGCTTGCCACGCTAG CAATCTGAATGGGCAGTACTTGCGAGGCGAAACTACAGAATATGCAACAGGGATGGTATGGAAAACGTTCCGGGGATACTATCACTCactaaaaatggcaaaaatgaTGATAAGGCCCAAATGGCTGCGAGCTTGA
- the LOC120952769 gene encoding microfibril-associated glycoprotein 4-like encodes MFRKTHLLTWILLYNVFKVQSEATGTPTSVSLNGFGFELVMAKLQILEHHLVESNLQTEEKITIMNSRIDNLVTAVENLAWIAQQTGETVHQLGLSARHIAHNLTVIQRDLTNVVAEQKLLVTNNQLRQYQLFQSSCNASNGTINFEDHRNVYKSCNKVPFTASGVYNIRPEKPFKQPITVLCDQEYESGGWIVIQHRFDGSTNFYRNWDEYKNGFGNLDGEFWLGLDRIYQLTVSQPHELVVLLEDFDGNKTFARYDQFEISNESGKYALTNIGEYSGTAGDSLQNAKGMKFSTYDSDNDVWNDNCAVSYTGAWWYGACHKSNLNGKYLRGETKEYATSMGWFTFRGHHYALKSSKMMIRPNVK; translated from the exons ATGTTCCGAAAGACGCATTTGTTAACTTGGATTCTGTTATACAACGTTTTTAAAGTGCAAAGTGAAGCAACAGGCACACCAACGAGTGTATCCTTAAACGGGTTTGGTTTTGAATTGGTTATGGCAAAATTGCAAATATTAGAACATCATCTCGTTGAAAGTAACCTTCAAACAGAGGAGAAGATAACCATTATGAATTCCAGAATTGATAATCTGGTAACGGCGGTCGAGAATTTAGCCTGGATTGCGCAGCAAACTGGAGAAACTGTACACCAGTTAGGATTGAGCGCAAGACATATTGCACACAACCTAACCGTAATCCAACGTGATCTCACAAATGTTGTAGCCGAACAAAAACTATTGGTGACGAATAATCAGCTCAGGCAGTACCAGCTCTTTCAGAGTAGTTGCAATGCATCAAATGGAACAATAAACTTCGAGGATCATAGAAATGTTTACAAGTCGTGCAATAAGGTGCCTTTTACTGCTTCCGGTGTGTATAACATTCGTCCGGAGAAACCTTTCAAACAGCCGATAACTGTATTGTGTGATCAAGAGTACGAATCAGGCGGTTGGATTGTGATACAGCATCGTTTTGACGGATCGACAAACTTCTATCGTAACTGGGACGAGTACAAGAATGGGTTCGGAAATCTGGACGGAGAGTTTTGGCTGGGTTTGGATCGTATTTATCAGTTGACTGTGTCGCAGCCACATGAGCTGGTTGTACTGCTGGAGGATTTCGACGGCAACAAAACGTTTGCCAGATACGATCAGTTTGAGATTAGCAACGAAAGCGGGAAGTATGCTCTCACCAACATAGGCGAGTATTCCGGAACAGCTGGAGATTCTTTACAAAATGCTAAAGGAATGAAATTCTCCACTTATGATTCCGATAACGATGTGTGGAACGACAATTGTGCAGTATCATATACGGGAGCCTGGTGGTATGGAGCTTGCCACAAAAG taaCCTCAATGGGAAATATTTACGTGGAGAAACGAAAGAATATGCTACTAGCATGGGATGGTTTACATTCCGAGGACATCATTATGCTTTAAAATCTTCAAAAATGATGATACGACCTAATGTGAAGTAG
- the LOC120950940 gene encoding 60S ribosomal protein L15, translated as MGAYRYVQELYRKKQSDVMRYLLRIRVWQYRQMTRFHRAPRPSRPDKARRLGYKAKQGFSIFRIRVRRGGRKRPVPKGCTYGKPKSHGVNQLKPYRCLQSVAEERVGRRLGGLRVLNSYWVAQDAAHKYFEVIMVDPAHNAIRRDPNVNWICNAVHKHRELRGLTSAGKSSRGLGKGYRYSQTIGGSRRACWRRRNRLHLRRYR; from the exons ATGGGGGCATATCGATACGTCCAGGAGCTGTACCGCAAAAAGCAGAGCGATGTGATGCGCTACCTGCTGCGTATTCGCGTTTGGCAGTACCGCCAAATGACCAGATTCCACCGTGCACCGCGTCCGTCGCGCCCGGACAAGGCACGCCGTCTCGGATACAAGGCCAAGCAGGGCTTCTCCATCTTCCGTATTCGTGTCCGTCGTGGTGGCCGCAAACGCCCGGTCCCCAAGGGTTGCACGTACGGCAAGCCCAAGAGCCATGGTGTCAACCAGCTCAAGCCGTACCGCTGCCTGCAGTCCGTCGCTGAG GAACGTGTCGGTCGCCGGCTGGGAGGTCTGCGGGTGCTGAACTCGTACTGGGTTGCTCAGGACGCTGCCCATAAGTACTTTGAGGTCATCATGGTCGATCCCGCCCATAACGCTATCCGTCGTGACCCGAACGTTAACTGGATCTGTAACGCCGTGCACAAGCATCGTGAACTTCGTGGTCTCACTTCCGCTGGAAAGAGTTCGCGTGGTTTGGGCAAGGGCTACCGCTACTCCCAGACCATTGGTGGATCCCGTCGCGCCTGCTGGCGTCGTCGTAACCGTCTGCACCTGCGACGTTACCGTTAA